The sequence ACCGGCAACGAGGCGACCGCGGAGATGGTCCGCGCGCTCTCCGAGGTCTCCGGTCAGGAGCCGCCCTCGTTCGGGCCCAAGCCCGCGGCCCCCAAGCCCGCGGCGCCGCCGCCCGCGCCCGTCGCTCCGGTGGCGGCGCCCGTGGCGGCTCCGGCACCGGTGGCGCCTCCGGCTCCCGTGGCCGCGACCCCCGCACAGCCCGTGGCCGCTCCCGCGCCTCGCGCGGAGGCGCATGCTCCGGCCGCTGCCTCCGAGGAGGCGCAGGCCGTGGCGAAGTCCGCCGTGGCGGACCGCACCATCCGCGTCAACGTGGAGGTGTTGGACTCGCTGGGCCTGCTTGCGGGCGACCTGCTCGTGGAGAGCGCCCGCGGCCGGCTGCGCAGCTCCGAGACGGAGGCGCTCTTCGAGCGCTTCAGCCGCCTGGGCGACAGGTTCATGCGGCTGGCGGAGCAGCTGGACATCTCGCCACAGGTTCGCACGGTGCTGGACCGCGTGGAGAGCGACCTCCACATGCTGCGCGACGATGCGTTCCGCTTCGTGCGGCGCAACGACGACGGCATCAACACGCTGCACGGCAACCTCGCGAAGATGGCGGACCACGTGGCCGAGGCCCGCCTCGTGCCGCTGTCCACCGTGTTCGACGCCTTCCCCCGCGCGGTGCGCGAGATGTCGCGCACGCAGGGCAAGGAGGTGGACCTCGTTATCGAGAACGCCGACATCGGCGTGGACCGCTCCATGCTCGGTGACGTGCGCGACGCGCTCGTGCACCTGCTCCGCAACTCCGTGGACCACGGCGTGGAGAACCCGGACGTGCGCCAGCAGCTCGGCAAGCCCGTCACGGGGCGCATCCGCATCAAGGTCCGCGTCGACGGCGACATGCTCCACATCGAGGTGGAGGACGACGGCCGCGGCATGGACCCGGAGCGGCTGCGTCAGGCCGCCGTCAACAAGCGCCTCATCAACCAGGTGCAGGCCGCCGCGCTGTCCGAGCGCGAGGCGATTGAGCTCATCTTCCGCCCCGGCTTCTCCACCCGCGACCAGGTCAGCGAATTGTCCGGCCGTGGCGTGGGCATGGACGTGGTGAAGCGGAAGGTGGAGACGCTGGGCGGCTCGGTGGGCGTCAACAGCCGCATCGGCCGTGGCACCACGATTACGTTGCGCCTGCCGCAGTCGCTCGCCCTCATGAAGGTGCTGCTGGTGCGCCTGGGCGACGACGTCTACGGCATGCCCGCCGCGGACGTGGAAGCGGTGATGCGCGTGAAGCCCGAGGACCGGCTCGAAATCTTCGGCACGCTGGCCGTGCGGCACCGTGGCAAGCCCACCGCGCTGGTGGCGCTGGGGCCGCTGTTGGGCCTCAACGGCGGCAACCGCTTCGACAAGCCGCCCGCGGTGGTGGTGCGTCACGGCGAGGACCACGCGGCGCTCGTCGTGGACGGCTTCGTGGACGAGCGCGAAGTGGCCGTGAAGCCCTGCGGCGGCGAGTTCCTCAAGGGCGCGCCCTTCATCGCCGGCACCGCGGCGCTGGAGGACGGCCGCATCGCCGTGCTGCTGCACGTGCCGGACATCATGGCCGAGGTGCGCCGCATGGCGCGTCCCGTCACCCAGGCTCCGGCGGCCAAGCGCCTGCGGGTGCTGCTGGTGGACGACTCGCCCATTGCCCGCGCCACGGAAGGGGCGCTGGTCAAGGCGCTGGGGCACTCGCTGGAGGAGGCACAGGACGGCGAGGAGGCGTACGCGAAGGTGCAGAACAACCAGTACGACCTCATCCTCACCGACGTGCAGATGCCGAAGATGGACGGCTTCTCGCTGGCGCGGCGGCTCAAGTCCACGCCAGCGGTGGCGCGCATCCCCGTCATCATCCTGTCGTCGCTGGCCTCTCCGGAGGACAAGCGCCGCGGCCTGGACGCGGGGGCGGACGCGTACCTCGTCAAGGGTGAGCTGGGCGTGGAGATTCTCGCGCAGGCCATCGACCGGCTGACCTGAGGAGCCACGCTTGGGCGGTCCTCCGGCGGCAGGAATGGCGTTCAGGGTGCTCATGGTGGGCAAGGGGCTGCGTGCGCTCGCCGCGCGCGGCCTCTTCGACGGGGAGTCGCTCGTCCCGGTGGGCCCCATGGAGGTCGACTTCGCCAACGCGCTGGTGGCGGTGCAGCGCCACTTCCCGGACGTGCTGCTCGTGGACCTGAGCGCGCGCGAGTCGCTGGAGGCGATTGAGCACGTCATGGTGGAGCGGCCGGTGCCCATCCTCGCGTTGCATCCGGGCGCGCTGTCCGGCCAGGACGCCTTCCAGGCCGTGGCCCTGGGCGCGCTGGACGTGGTGGAGCGCCCGGCGTCTCCGGGGGCGGAGTTCTGGGGCCACGTCTCGCGCAAGCTGGTGATGCTGGCGCAGGTGAAGGCGGTGCGGCAGGTGAGCACGCGCCCGTTGCCGCGCACGC comes from Pyxidicoccus parkwaysis and encodes:
- a CDS encoding hybrid sensor histidine kinase/response regulator; this encodes MDTEALKKSLLKKFQEVTADRLQKIQLGVLDLEKETADQAAEDVARELHTMKGEARMLGLAAIGQLAHAAEDVLRAEREGKTATEVATDVLLRACDVLSDLNEDLSAANTGNEATAEMVRALSEVSGQEPPSFGPKPAAPKPAAPPPAPVAPVAAPVAAPAPVAPPAPVAATPAQPVAAPAPRAEAHAPAAASEEAQAVAKSAVADRTIRVNVEVLDSLGLLAGDLLVESARGRLRSSETEALFERFSRLGDRFMRLAEQLDISPQVRTVLDRVESDLHMLRDDAFRFVRRNDDGINTLHGNLAKMADHVAEARLVPLSTVFDAFPRAVREMSRTQGKEVDLVIENADIGVDRSMLGDVRDALVHLLRNSVDHGVENPDVRQQLGKPVTGRIRIKVRVDGDMLHIEVEDDGRGMDPERLRQAAVNKRLINQVQAAALSEREAIELIFRPGFSTRDQVSELSGRGVGMDVVKRKVETLGGSVGVNSRIGRGTTITLRLPQSLALMKVLLVRLGDDVYGMPAADVEAVMRVKPEDRLEIFGTLAVRHRGKPTALVALGPLLGLNGGNRFDKPPAVVVRHGEDHAALVVDGFVDEREVAVKPCGGEFLKGAPFIAGTAALEDGRIAVLLHVPDIMAEVRRMARPVTQAPAAKRLRVLLVDDSPIARATEGALVKALGHSLEEAQDGEEAYAKVQNNQYDLILTDVQMPKMDGFSLARRLKSTPAVARIPVIILSSLASPEDKRRGLDAGADAYLVKGELGVEILAQAIDRLT